In Harpia harpyja isolate bHarHar1 chromosome 8, bHarHar1 primary haplotype, whole genome shotgun sequence, a genomic segment contains:
- the IFT57 gene encoding intraflagellar transport protein 57 homolog → MAEETAGGGGVRRGAAAERDRDRDRDRDRDRDDEGAVATERGPGAAYHMFVLMEDLLDKLKLLSYEEEALRRHNMRPLSRHYFALPTNPGEQFFMFCTLAAWLITKAGHPFEQPQEYDDPNAIISNVLSELRLFGRPVDFPPSKLKAGYGEQVCYVLDCLAEEALKYTGFSWKRPAYPTEELEEEEITEDDAELTLNKLEEDVAEEESDNEEDFIDLKVLKAQTYRSDMNDTAKQEEILQSTTDAAEWNLEVERVLPQLKVTVRTDNKDWRVHVDQMHQHKDGIESSLKETRGYLDKLINEISRTLEKINSREKYINNQLEHLVQEYRSAQALLSEAKEKYQEGSGGVTERIRVLSEITEVLERVKQETEEKGSSMTDGAPLVKIKQALTKLKQETVQMDIQIGVMEHTLLQSKLKEKSNMTRDMHATMIPEATDTQEPMLFKLSC, encoded by the exons ATGGCGGAGGAGACCGCGGGCGGTGGGGGGGttcggcgcggggcggcggcggagcgggaccgggaccgggaccgggaccgggaccgggaccgggacgaTGAAGGGGCGGTGGCGACGGAGCGGGGCCCGGGCGCGGCGTATCACATGTTCGTGCTGATGGAGGACCTGCTGGACAAGCTGAAGCTGCTGAGCTACGAGGAGGAGGCGCTGCGCCGCCACAACATGCGGCCGCTCTCCAG GCACTACTTTGCACTGCCCACTAATCCTGGTGAGCAGTTCTTTATGTTTTGCACGCTTGCCGCTTGGCTGATCACTAAAGCGGGACATCCCTTCGAACAGCCACAAGAATATGATGACCCCAATGCAATAATATCAAATGTACTCTCAGAATTGCGATTGTTT GGAAGGCCTGTGGATTTTCCTCCCTCAAAATTAAAGGCAGGTTACGGAGAGCAAGTGTGCTATGTTCTTGATTGTTTAGCTGAAGAAGCTTTGAAATATACTGGCTTTAGCTGGAAAAG GCCAGCATATCCAACAGAAGAgctagaagaagaagaaataacagAAGATGATGCCGAATTAACACTTAATAAACTGGAAGAGGATGTTGCA GAAGAAGAGTCAGACAATGAAGAAGATTTTATTGACCTGAAGGTTCTAAAGGCACAAACGTACAGATCA GACATGAATGACACTGCAAAGCAAGAAGAGATTTTACAGTCCACGACAGATGCAGCAGAGTGGAATCTGGAAGTGGAACGTGTGCTTCCACAGCTGAAAGTTACAGTCAGGACTGACAATAAG GATTGGAGGGTTCATGTAGATCAAATGCATCAGCATAAGGATGGAATTGAATCTTCTTTGAAAGAAACTAGG GGTTACCTTGACAAACTCATTAATGAAATCAGCAGAACATTGGAAAAGATCAATAGCAGGGAAAAGTACATCAACAATCAGTTGGAGCACTTGGTTCAAGAGTACCGTTCAGCACAAGCCTTGCTGAGTGAG GCTAAAGAGAAGTACCAAGAGGGAAGTGGAGGAGTAACTGAAAGGATTAGAGTGCTTTCTGAG aTTACAGAAGTATTAGAGAGAGTAAAGCAGGAAACGGAAGAGAAAGGAAGCAGTATGACCGATGGTG ctccTCTAGTGAAGATTAAACAAGCCTTAACAAAACTGAAGCAAGAAACGGTTCAGATGGACATACAAATTGGTGTAATGGAACACACATTACTCCAGTCAAAGCTGAAAGAGAAATCCAATATGACTAGAGATATGCATGCAACAATGATTCCAGAAGCCACA GACACCCAGGAACCAATGCTGTTTAAGCTTTCCTGCTGA
- the HHLA2 gene encoding HERV-H LTR-associating protein 2 isoform X2, translating to MKGQKIPSLLIYLFHIGATLWGFTEQETVTGLFSKDCILPCPFPAGDDEVIYWKKGEKNVHSYYYQRDQLERQDSYYRHRTHLFHENIPSGNASLKLSNLTLTDEGRYNCYVGTRQTKTEVEVMLHVRVSSYYALEYQKTDTERMLKCYAFLAYPAPRISWVQGNTSIQETYREETRDGVLYSLRSDQNIINTADPYYCHIHLPNEEWAAEWKMQDQLSNMEGSSTAIPCEYSNNTANTEGFSVVWTLNRNAVISVLASFNGTSHSYQPRVQINQNDLSLMLRDLTANDSGEYLCNISTPHYTKLTVRTLQVENAGNTGKIVLGVIAAVVGAGNCFLLWFKKCRRREEII from the exons ATGAAGGGACAGAAAATACCATCTCTTCTCATCTATTTATTTCACATAGGTGCTACACTTTGGG GTTTTACAGAACAGGAAACAGTAACGGGGCTGTTTTCCAAGGATTGCATCCTCCCTTGTCCTTTCCCAGCTGGGGATGATGAAGTAATTTAttggaagaaaggggaaaaaaacgtGCACAGCTACTACTACCAGAGGGATCAGCTGGAAAGGCAAGACTCATACTACAGACACAGAACACACCTTTTCCACGAGAACATTCCTAGTGGAAACGCCTCCTTGAAACTTAGTAACCTGACCTTGACTGATGAGGGCCGTTATAATTGCTATGTGGGAACAAGGCAAACTAAAACAGAAGTGGAAGTCATGCTGCATGTAAGAG tttcCTCTTATTATGCACTGGAATACCAAAAGACAGACACAGAAAGGATGCTGAAGTGCTATGCCTTTCTCGCTTACCCAGCACCACGTATATCTTGGGTACAAGGCAATACATCCATCCAAGAAACATATCGGGAGGAAACCAGGGATGGAGTTCTCTATTCTCTTAGAAGTGATCAGAACATTATAAACACAGCTGATCCTTACTACTGTCATATTCATCTCCCTAATGAAGAGTGGGCTGCTGAATGGAAGATGCAAG ACCAACTGTCTAACATGGAAGGAAGTAGCACTGCAATTCCTTGTGAATACAGCAATAACACTGCAAACACTGAAGGTTTCAGCGTTGTCTGGACCTTAAACAGAAATGCAGTGATTTCAGTCCTGGCCTCCTTCAATGGTACATCTCACTCTTACCAGCCTCGAGTCCAGATTAACCAAAATGACTTGTCACTGATGTTGCGTGATCTTACTGCAAACGACAGTGGAGAATATCTGTGTAACATTTCAACACCTCACTACACAAAACTTACTGTGAGAACTTTGCAAGTTG aaaatgcaggtAATACTGGGAAAATTGTGCTAGGAGTGATCGCTGCAGTGGTGGGAGCAGGAAACTGTTTCTTGCTCTGGTTCAAG
- the HHLA2 gene encoding HERV-H LTR-associating protein 2 isoform X1: protein MKGQKIPSLLIYLFHIGATLWGFTEQETVTGLFSKDCILPCPFPAGDDEVIYWKKGEKNVHSYYYQRDQLERQDSYYRHRTHLFHENIPSGNASLKLSNLTLTDEGRYNCYVGTRQTKTEVEVMLHVRVSSYYALEYQKTDTERMLKCYAFLAYPAPRISWVQGNTSIQETYREETRDGVLYSLRSDQNIINTADPYYCHIHLPNEEWAAEWKMQDQLSNMEGSSTAIPCEYSNNTANTEGFSVVWTLNRNAVISVLASFNGTSHSYQPRVQINQNDLSLMLRDLTANDSGEYLCNISTPHYTKLTVRTLQVENAGNTGKIVLGVIAAVVGAGNCFLLWFKVRTITREFIFKGTIKLKSRP from the exons ATGAAGGGACAGAAAATACCATCTCTTCTCATCTATTTATTTCACATAGGTGCTACACTTTGGG GTTTTACAGAACAGGAAACAGTAACGGGGCTGTTTTCCAAGGATTGCATCCTCCCTTGTCCTTTCCCAGCTGGGGATGATGAAGTAATTTAttggaagaaaggggaaaaaaacgtGCACAGCTACTACTACCAGAGGGATCAGCTGGAAAGGCAAGACTCATACTACAGACACAGAACACACCTTTTCCACGAGAACATTCCTAGTGGAAACGCCTCCTTGAAACTTAGTAACCTGACCTTGACTGATGAGGGCCGTTATAATTGCTATGTGGGAACAAGGCAAACTAAAACAGAAGTGGAAGTCATGCTGCATGTAAGAG tttcCTCTTATTATGCACTGGAATACCAAAAGACAGACACAGAAAGGATGCTGAAGTGCTATGCCTTTCTCGCTTACCCAGCACCACGTATATCTTGGGTACAAGGCAATACATCCATCCAAGAAACATATCGGGAGGAAACCAGGGATGGAGTTCTCTATTCTCTTAGAAGTGATCAGAACATTATAAACACAGCTGATCCTTACTACTGTCATATTCATCTCCCTAATGAAGAGTGGGCTGCTGAATGGAAGATGCAAG ACCAACTGTCTAACATGGAAGGAAGTAGCACTGCAATTCCTTGTGAATACAGCAATAACACTGCAAACACTGAAGGTTTCAGCGTTGTCTGGACCTTAAACAGAAATGCAGTGATTTCAGTCCTGGCCTCCTTCAATGGTACATCTCACTCTTACCAGCCTCGAGTCCAGATTAACCAAAATGACTTGTCACTGATGTTGCGTGATCTTACTGCAAACGACAGTGGAGAATATCTGTGTAACATTTCAACACCTCACTACACAAAACTTACTGTGAGAACTTTGCAAGTTG aaaatgcaggtAATACTGGGAAAATTGTGCTAGGAGTGATCGCTGCAGTGGTGGGAGCAGGAAACTGTTTCTTGCTCTGGTTCAAGGTACGTACAATCACtagggaatttatttttaaaggcactaTTAAGCTTAAATCCAGACCTTGA